From the Desulfovibrionales bacterium genome, the window TTCTGGCCGATTCCCATTACGGTTGATTGTAGCAAGGCAGACGCCGACGCGATCAAGCCGGACTCAGAGATCGCCTTGGTGGATGATGCTACCGGCACGATTATGGCGACGATGAAGGTAGTAGAGAAGTATGAAATGACCGAGGCCGACAAGAGCTGGGAATGTATGCAGGTCTTCACGACGGATGACATCGCGGGCCACCCCGGTGTCGAGAAGGTCCACAAGCAAAAAGAAGTCAACCTGGCTGGTCCGGTGAAGGTGTTGAGCGAGATGGACTTCCCCACGAAGTTTGCCGGCATCTACAAGACACCGGCCGAAGTGAGAAAGATATTCCAGGATAAGGGATGGAACCGTATCGCCGCGTTACAGCTTCGTAACCCGATGCACCGCTCACACGAGTACCTGGCCAAGATCGCTATAGAGGTCTGTGACGGCGTCATCATCCATTCGCTGATCGGCGCTTTGAAATCCGGTGACATACCTGCTGACGTTCGTGTTAAGTGTATAGATGTCCTGGTTGAGAACTACTTCAACAAGGACATGGTGGTGCAGGCCGGCTATCCCATGGAAATGCGTTATGGCGGGCCGAGAGAGGCCTTGCTCCACGCCACGTTCCGTCAGAACTACGGTGTCACCCACATGCTTATTGGCCGCGACCACGCGGGTGTGGGCGATTACTACGGTATTTTTGATGCGCAGACGATCTTCGACAAGATCCCCAAGGGCGAAGGCGGAAAGTATCTCAAATGCAAACCGCTGAAGATTGACTGGACATTCTATTGCCATAAGTGCGACGGCATGGCCTCAATGCGCACCTGCCCGCACACCAAGGCGGACCGCGTCATCCTGAGCGGCACCAAGCTGCGCAAGATGCTGTCCGAGGGCGAGGAGGTTCCGGATCACTTTGGCCGTACTGAAGTCCTCGATATCCTGAGGAAGTACTACTCAGGTCTGACCGAGAAGGTAGAGATCAAGCTGCAGAAGTTTGCCACGGGTGAGGAGATGAAGTAAGTATCCGGCCTGAAAGTAATAGTCTTCTTAATTACAGTTGCGTTGATCATGCCGGTATGGTGGCCGTTTAGAATGGGTGTCGCCATACCGGCATTTTTTTGGCTTTGATGCCCAGGGGACAGGTTTTAATTTGCCCCGGAGTCTTGTTCGAAAATCCTGGAATAACCGGCTATGGAGATTAATGACAAAGAGGCTGTAGAGGCGCTGGCCAGGCAATATCTTGGTGAGGATTCTTCGCCAAAGGCATTTCGCTTCGTTAGCGCTGACATGGATTTTTTTGCCGTGGACTATAATGATATTCTGGCGCTGGGTGACAGGTATTACTTGATTCGCGGGGTAGAGACGGAGAAGCGTTTTGGGATCGAGGATGAACCCAAATACTGGGTGAAGAGGGTAGTGGATCTGCGGGACAATTATGTCAAAAAAATTATCAAATTCTGTTTTTTTGAAGAGTTTGCCAGCCATATTGGGGGGATAAAGTTTAAACTTGCGCGAAGCCCTGCCAAGGAAGCCCGCATTCTGAAAAAGGTGGAAGGACACCCGAACTTCATGCAGGGGCGTACGGTGGAACAGATACGCGGCAACCCTATCAGAGTCCTGGATTTCATCAATGGGCCTTCCCTTTACGAACACCTCATGAGCCTGCGTATGGGATATGATGAATACTTCCATCAAACTCTGCCCTCTCTGTTGGACAGGCTCGTCGTTTGCTTCCGCGCTATGGGTTGGCTGCATGATCAGGATGAAGTACACGGAGACATCAGGCAGGATCATATCCTCATCGACAAGGCGGACGGCTTGTTCAGGTGGATTGATTTTGACTACAACTACTCTACCAAAGGGTCGCGTTTCGGTTACGACATGTTCGGTCTGGGAAACATCCTGGCGGCTGTTGTGGGAGGCGGGAGTTGTACCTTGCAGCAGATGAAGGCTGAGCAACCTGAAGTCCTGAACAGACTCTACTATGAAGACACAAATATTGTATGGTCAAACAGGGTAGTGAATCTTAAGAAAGTATATCCGCAGATACCGGAGGGCTTGAATCGGGTTTTGATGCATTTTTCGGCGGGCGCCACGGTCTTCTACGAAACGGTCTGGGAACTGCTTGAAGACTTGGAGGAGGCGCGGGTGGACCTGTAGTTTGGTAGTTCTCTATCTGTGGATCGTTGGCGATCTGACAGAGGAACTCAGATAAAAGAAAAAAGGGGGAGATACAATGGGAGAAGTGGACCCGGGAAAGAATATTCTCCTTAGTATAGATAATTCCGAGAATTCAAGGCGTGCCATCCGCTATGTGGCTAACATTGTGGGCTCATCAGGGGATTACCGCATAACTATACTGAATATTATTGAAGACATGGGCGAGGATTTCTTCCCTTCTGCCGCGGAAAGACAGACCCACATTGAGAAGCAAAAACAAACCTCCGCTGCCTTGTTGGCAGAGGCACGAAATATCATGAGAGAACATGCCGTGCCGGAAGAATGCATAAGGACAGAACAAGTAACTGCGTCTAGCGGATATATAGCCGAGTCCATAATCAGACACGCGCAACACGAAAACAAGGGTACGGTGGTTGTCGGCAGGCGGGGCATCTCAAAGAAAGAGGAGTTCCTGTTCGGCAGCGTCAGCAGCAAGATTGTTAGCTACGCCAAGGACTGTACCGTGTGGGTTGTGGAGTAACGCATAGTCTTGCCATTATGACATTGTCTGTAAATACAGCCAGCTTCCCCGAGCTCCGCTACCGGGACAGATACAGGTCTTTTCCGAAGCTGGCAGGCACCCCATGCGGTATCGGTTGTGCATACAACTGCTGCGATCCCATTATTACTTCAATGGTTATCCCGAGAACCGTGGCCGAGAAAGACCTGCCCAATACCGTAGTAGCGGCCGGCGAGAACCTCCGGAAAGACATAGAAGGCAATCTTAACGTACTGACGTTTTACGGCTTTTTTGTAACTCCATTTTTCTTTCCGGACTGTCTGGTCAAGGGTCCTGATTTTGGGATAAATAAAGATTTCAACAGGTACATCCAGGTTTACGTCCTGTTCAACTGCCCAAGGCTTACTCCGGAAGGACTTTGCTCAATATACAATCAGGAGAGGTTTAAGCTCTGCGAGGGATTTAAGGGGTGTCCTGAATATTGCATTAAGGACAGTACCCCGGAGAGTTCTTTTTTGGTGCTTTCTTTCAACTACTGGCTGATGCGGAAGCTGATTGTCGTTTCCGTTGCCAGGGACGCTGAAGAGGCCATTGACGAATGGAAACGCAATGAAGCCAAGGGGATCAGGGCCTTCCTGCGCTCCAGAGGTGTATGCACCGATGCTTTCCTCTCGGAGAGGTCAGACGAGGGATGAGTCCATATGTTGTGCCTTATGTGTTTCCAGATACAAGATATAGACAATGGATACATCATGTTACCCTTTGATATTCCAACACTTTTCGTTTGGAAGACCACTCCTTAAAAATGAGCAATTATTCATTTTTTCTCTTGACATATGGGCGGATGCCATATATAAAATGAGATACCATTCACTAGGTCTTATTTGGGAAGAATCAGGAGAAAGTGCTCGGCTGTGAGCTTTCTTGGGTACCCGTCTGGCGCTGTAGGTAAAGATTATGTCCGCGGACGGGCCGAGTTTTTAGAGCGATAATCTATATCGAGAGGGGGGATGATCAGAGAAAAGTAAGAATGTATAAGAAGTGAGGTTTGTAGGCGAAAACAAGCCTGCCAGTAGTACAACATAAATAGGAGGGAAAATTATGCCAAGCTTTGTAAATCCAGAAAAATGCGACGGTTGCAAAGGCGGTGAGAAGACCGCATGTATGTATATATGCCCGAATGACCTGATGGTGTTAAACACTGCGGAGATGAAGGCATACAATCAAGAGCCGGATGCGTGCTGGGAATGTTTTTCTTGCGTAAAGATATGCCCGCAGGGCGCCATTGAGGTTAGGTCATATTCAGACATCGTCCCCCTCGGCGGTCTGGTTGCCCCGATGCGAGCTTCCGATTCCATTATGTGGACGATTAAATTCAGAAACGGGAATCTAAAACGGTTCAAATTCCCCATTCGGACGACACCTGAAGGTTCCATTAAACCCTTTGAGGGCAAGCCCGAGCCAGCGGCAGCCGACCTTGACAGTGAACTGCTCTTTACTGAACTCGGAAAGACGCTGCCTACCCCGTAATTAGGCGTACCATTCAGAACTTTATACTTTTTTAAGGAGGATATTAGCTATGGCATTACCAAATAAACCTTTAGGTGAACTCCCCGCAGTAGATAATCCGGAAATTGCGGAACATGAGTGTGATATTCTTATCGTGGGCGGCGGGATGGCTGCATGCGGTACTGCGTTTGAAATTAAAAAGTGGGCCCCGAATGCCAAGACCATTCTTGTGGACAAGGCTGCTCTTGAAAGAAGTGGCGCGGTAGCCCAGGGTCTTTCGGCCATCAACACCTACCTGGGTGAAAACAAGCCGGATGACTACGTAAGGATGGTTAGAAACGACTTGATGGGTATCGTCCGTGAGGACCTTATCTATGACCTGGGTCGTCACGTGGATGACTCCGTGGAGCTTTTTGAGGAATGGGGCCTTCCGGTCTGGAAGCAGAAAGGCGACGAGGGCAAGACCCTGAAAGAGGGCGGCAAGCCGGTCCGCTCCGGTAGATGGCAGATCATGATCAACGGCGAGTCCTATAAGTGCATCGTGGCTGAGGCCGCCAAGATGGCCTTAGGTGAACAGAACATCATGGAGAGGATCTTCATTGTAAAGCTGCTTCTGGATGCCAATAAGCCCAACACCATCGCCGGCGCAGTAGGCTTTAGCACCAGGGAAAACAAGGTTCACGTCTTTAAGTGCAAGGCCATGATGGTCGCTTGTGGCGGTGCAGTCAACGTCTTCAGGCCGCGCGCTACCGGTGAAGGTATGGGCCGGGCCTGGTACCCGGTATGGAATGCCGGTTCCACCTACACTATGTGTGCCGAGGTTGGCGCTGAGATGACCATGATGGAAAACCGTTTCGTGCCAGCCCGCTTCAAAGACGGCTATGGCCCGGTGGGCGCCTGGTTCCTTCTCTTCAAGGCCAAGGCTATGAACGCCCTGGGTGAAAACTACATGGCCAAGAATAAGCACATGCTGGAAGAATATCCACCCTACGGGCTGGCCAAGGTTCCGGCCACCTGTTTGAGAAACCATCTCATGCTGAAGGAAATGTTAGACGGTCACGGCCCGATTATTATCGATACGGCTACAGCCCTGGCGGAGCTGGGTAAAAACATGACTCCCAAAGAGATGAAGCATCTCGAGGCCGAGGCCTGGGAAGACTTCCTGGATATGAGCGTGGGACAGGCTGGAATCTGGGCCGGTATGAATATCGAGCCGGAAAAGATTCCGTCCGAGATTATGCCCACCGAGCCCTACCTCCTTGGTTCGCACTCCGGCTGTTGCGGCATCTGGGTAAGCGGCCCGAATGAGGCCTGGGTCCCGGCGGATTACAAATGGGGTTATAACCGGATGACTACAGTTAATGGCCTCTTTACGGCCGGTGACGGCGTCGGTGCCTCCGGGCATAAATTCTCCTCCGGTTCCCATGCTGAAGGCCGGATGGCAGCCAAAAACATGGCGAAGTATATCCGGGATAATGCCGGCTTTGCTCCGGCCCTGAAAAAGAGCGCAAAGGAACTGGCCGATGAGATCTATAAGCCGGTAAAGACCTACAATCAGTTCAAGGGCGCTAGCACCTCTGCGGACGTCAACCCGAACTATATTAAACCGAAGGGTTTTATGCTCCGTCTGATCAAGGCTTCGGACGAATATGGCGCGGGCGCCAATGCCAACTACATGACCAGCGGGCCCATGCTGAAGAGATGTATGCAGCTTCTGGAGTGGCTGCGTGAGGACTCTGAGAAAATGGCGGCGGGCGATCTCCATGAACTCATGAGGGCCTGGGAACAATATCACCGCTTGGGGACAGTAGAGTCCCATCTCCGCCACATACTCTTCAGGGAAGAGACCAGATATCCGGGCTTCTTTTACCGGTCAGACTTCCCGAAGGTTGACGAAGTGAACTGGAAGTGCTTTGTCAACTCCAAGTACGACCCTGATAAGAAGGAATGGTCGGTATTTAAGAAGGAGTGGAAGCAGATCATCCCGGAATAATCGAGGTCAGAGGGAAGTGTTGAGTGCGTAACAAATGACAGACCACTGCCTCCAGGCGTCGTAAAAGACGCCTGGAGGTTTTTTGGTGTCCTTAGAGCGAGAAAAATCGACCATGGAGGAATAGCATGACATCTGGAACAGGTCCTGTAAGCGGAACCATACTAGTCGTGGGTGGGGGGATTAGCGGATTGACGGCTGCCCTGGAGGCGGCAGAGGTAGGATATGATGTTATATTGGTTGAGAAGAATCCATACCTTGGCGGCCGGGTAGCTCAGTTAAATAAGTATTTTCCAAAGCTATGTCCTCCAACATGTGGCTTGGAGATTAACTTCAAAAGAATCAAAACCAACCCCCATATCAAGTTTTATACCCTGGCCGAAGTGGATAAGGTTTCAGGGAGTCCCGGCAACTATGATGTGTCTGTGAAAATAACCCCTCGATACGTAAATGAGAACTGTGTGGCCTGTAATGCCTGCGCTGAGGTGTGCCCGGTTACACGCGAAAATGACTTTAACTTCGGTATGGATACGAATAAGGCGGCATATAAGCCGCATGACATGGCTTTCCCGATGCAATATGTTATCGATGGTAACGTATGCCAGAAGGCAAGTTGTGCCAGGTGCGTTGAGGTTTGTAAATACGATGCTATCGATCTGAAGATGGAACCGAAGACCCTGGAACTGAAGGTTGGCAGCATAGTCTGGGCTACAGGTTGGAAGCCTTATGATGCTGCTAAGATGGATAACCTCGGATTCGGAAAATATAAAAATGTCATTACCAATATGATGATGGAGAGATTAGCCGCGCCTAATGGACCGACTGCGGGCAAGATTTTACGGCCTTCTGATGGGAAGGAGATAAAAAAGATCGCTTTTGTCCAGTGCGCCGGCTCCAGAGATGAAAACCATCTGCCATATTGTTCATATATTTGCTGTTTGGCCTCATTGAAACAGGCAACTTATGTGGCTGAACAGTATCCGGAAGCGAAAATCTCTATATACT encodes:
- the sat gene encoding sulfate adenylyltransferase, whose amino-acid sequence is MALIEPHGGRGLVCSLLEGKEREAELTKAKTLKQVRIHSRATSDLIMMGIGAFSPLHGFMTKKDWKGVCENFTMADGTFWPIPITVDCSKADADAIKPDSEIALVDDATGTIMATMKVVEKYEMTEADKSWECMQVFTTDDIAGHPGVEKVHKQKEVNLAGPVKVLSEMDFPTKFAGIYKTPAEVRKIFQDKGWNRIAALQLRNPMHRSHEYLAKIAIEVCDGVIIHSLIGALKSGDIPADVRVKCIDVLVENYFNKDMVVQAGYPMEMRYGGPREALLHATFRQNYGVTHMLIGRDHAGVGDYYGIFDAQTIFDKIPKGEGGKYLKCKPLKIDWTFYCHKCDGMASMRTCPHTKADRVILSGTKLRKMLSEGEEVPDHFGRTEVLDILRKYYSGLTEKVEIKLQKFATGEEMK
- a CDS encoding universal stress protein; the encoded protein is MGEVDPGKNILLSIDNSENSRRAIRYVANIVGSSGDYRITILNIIEDMGEDFFPSAAERQTHIEKQKQTSAALLAEARNIMREHAVPEECIRTEQVTASSGYIAESIIRHAQHENKGTVVVGRRGISKKEEFLFGSVSSKIVSYAKDCTVWVVE
- the aprB gene encoding adenylyl-sulfate reductase subunit beta, whose translation is MPSFVNPEKCDGCKGGEKTACMYICPNDLMVLNTAEMKAYNQEPDACWECFSCVKICPQGAIEVRSYSDIVPLGGLVAPMRASDSIMWTIKFRNGNLKRFKFPIRTTPEGSIKPFEGKPEPAAADLDSELLFTELGKTLPTP
- the aprA gene encoding adenylyl-sulfate reductase subunit alpha, with the protein product MALPNKPLGELPAVDNPEIAEHECDILIVGGGMAACGTAFEIKKWAPNAKTILVDKAALERSGAVAQGLSAINTYLGENKPDDYVRMVRNDLMGIVREDLIYDLGRHVDDSVELFEEWGLPVWKQKGDEGKTLKEGGKPVRSGRWQIMINGESYKCIVAEAAKMALGEQNIMERIFIVKLLLDANKPNTIAGAVGFSTRENKVHVFKCKAMMVACGGAVNVFRPRATGEGMGRAWYPVWNAGSTYTMCAEVGAEMTMMENRFVPARFKDGYGPVGAWFLLFKAKAMNALGENYMAKNKHMLEEYPPYGLAKVPATCLRNHLMLKEMLDGHGPIIIDTATALAELGKNMTPKEMKHLEAEAWEDFLDMSVGQAGIWAGMNIEPEKIPSEIMPTEPYLLGSHSGCCGIWVSGPNEAWVPADYKWGYNRMTTVNGLFTAGDGVGASGHKFSSGSHAEGRMAAKNMAKYIRDNAGFAPALKKSAKELADEIYKPVKTYNQFKGASTSADVNPNYIKPKGFMLRLIKASDEYGAGANANYMTSGPMLKRCMQLLEWLREDSEKMAAGDLHELMRAWEQYHRLGTVESHLRHILFREETRYPGFFYRSDFPKVDEVNWKCFVNSKYDPDKKEWSVFKKEWKQIIPE
- a CDS encoding CoB--CoM heterodisulfide reductase iron-sulfur subunit A family protein, with the translated sequence MTSGTGPVSGTILVVGGGISGLTAALEAAEVGYDVILVEKNPYLGGRVAQLNKYFPKLCPPTCGLEINFKRIKTNPHIKFYTLAEVDKVSGSPGNYDVSVKITPRYVNENCVACNACAEVCPVTRENDFNFGMDTNKAAYKPHDMAFPMQYVIDGNVCQKASCARCVEVCKYDAIDLKMEPKTLELKVGSIVWATGWKPYDAAKMDNLGFGKYKNVITNMMMERLAAPNGPTAGKILRPSDGKEIKKIAFVQCAGSRDENHLPYCSYICCLASLKQATYVAEQYPEAKISIYYIDIRTPGRYENFYRKVAANPNITLIKGKVAQIEEDPATKDVTVVAENTATGAKVHEKVDMAVLATGMQPAMAGTNISLNVPLNESSFVLADPQRGISACGCAKEPLDVVSCAETATGAAMKAIQTLVRR